One region of Cyanobium sp. M30B3 genomic DNA includes:
- a CDS encoding DUF3155 domain-containing protein: MSKKRKRISRRRLAGQRVLAHVPTFNLETGSHKPVTAARRYIAEQALVPPAILNVRRNEHTTDRFFWGEKGLFSAQYAEENHFLFPSLRDIVERVGEEVLFEGIEALAADDWEEMEEYEYAFV; encoded by the coding sequence ATGTCTAAGAAGCGCAAGCGGATCAGCCGCCGCCGTCTTGCCGGCCAGCGGGTGCTGGCGCACGTGCCCACCTTCAATCTGGAGACCGGCTCCCACAAGCCCGTCACCGCCGCCCGTCGCTACATCGCGGAACAGGCCCTGGTGCCTCCCGCGATCCTGAACGTGCGTCGCAACGAGCACACCACCGACCGCTTCTTCTGGGGCGAGAAGGGACTGTTCAGCGCCCAGTACGCCGAGGAAAATCACTTCCTGTTCCCCTCGCTGCGCGACATCGTTGAACGCGTCGGCGAAGAGGTGCTGTTTGAAGGCATCGAGGCGCTGGCTGCCGACGACTGGGAGGAAATGGAGGAGTACGAGTACGCCTTCGTCTGA
- a CDS encoding dienelactone hydrolase family protein produces the protein MTTPPASGTGDAGLIRLGPTTARERLVLLHGWGADADDLLELGRLLVGPEVSVVALQAPLPHPAGVGRQWYDLQQPGWPQLPAARSQLRQRLESLDAELSLRQTVLLGFSQGAAMALDVTTSAGARPVAGLIGCSGYPHPDWTPQAGLTPAVLLSHGRQDPVVPYQASEALREQLQAAGTAVELLGFNGGHAIDPELFPTLRRFLASCWQGAAGGS, from the coding sequence ATGACCACCCCTCCTGCCAGCGGCACCGGCGATGCCGGCCTGATCCGTCTGGGTCCCACGACGGCCCGCGAGCGGCTGGTGCTGTTGCACGGCTGGGGAGCGGATGCCGACGACCTGCTGGAGCTGGGGCGGCTGCTGGTGGGCCCTGAGGTGAGTGTGGTGGCCCTGCAGGCGCCCTTGCCCCACCCGGCCGGCGTGGGGCGCCAGTGGTACGACCTGCAGCAACCGGGCTGGCCCCAGCTGCCCGCAGCCCGCAGCCAGCTGCGCCAGAGGCTGGAGAGCCTGGACGCGGAACTGAGCCTGCGCCAGACGGTGCTGCTCGGTTTCTCGCAGGGGGCGGCGATGGCGCTGGACGTGACCACCAGCGCCGGAGCACGGCCGGTGGCCGGCCTGATCGGCTGCAGTGGCTACCCGCATCCCGACTGGACACCCCAGGCAGGGCTGACCCCGGCGGTGCTGCTCAGCCACGGCCGCCAGGATCCGGTGGTGCCCTACCAGGCCAGCGAGGCGCTCCGCGAGCAACTGCAGGCCGCCGGTACGGCGGTGGAGCTGCTGGGGTTCAACGGCGGCCATGCCATCGACCCCGAGCTGTTCCCCACCCTCCGCCGGTTCCTCGCCAGCTGCTGGCAGGGCGCCGCTGGGGGGAGCTGA
- a CDS encoding HAMP domain-containing histidine kinase, with protein MPVSKRFLSLVNSQLAQFADRSDVTSVVVYVTEPSDSGTPDLIPIGHWPSASRALPSLASDSELRQPAERRRWLAMRQGGVLLGALQVETTDLPWPEPLQQRLLAVSRCLTESLCLDLEHHQLQLRLQRQREQLAVLLHQLRNPLAALRTFGQLLWRRLEHDPRNRALVESLLQEEHQLQRYVDAIDALERIEPAFSAAAEAPPLLLPPSLGSDSPQPLATLLQPLLQRATATAALQGRPWHGPGQLPQWQGDSGAVAEILANLLENAFRYSRSGAPVGLHVAASDEGGWQLCVWDGGDPIAGDERERIFAAGQRGRSSADLPGTGLGLALARQLARQLGGDLQLMPSPASVAQELPVQGNAFLLRLPPRRPPGP; from the coding sequence ATGCCAGTCTCCAAGCGGTTTCTGAGCCTGGTCAACTCTCAGCTGGCCCAGTTTGCCGACCGCAGTGACGTCACCTCCGTGGTGGTGTACGTCACTGAACCGTCCGACAGCGGCACGCCGGATCTGATCCCGATCGGTCATTGGCCCAGTGCCAGCCGGGCACTGCCATCCCTCGCCAGCGACAGCGAGCTGCGCCAACCTGCGGAGCGCCGCCGCTGGCTGGCCATGCGCCAGGGGGGCGTGCTGCTGGGCGCCCTGCAGGTGGAAACCACCGACCTGCCCTGGCCCGAGCCGCTCCAGCAGCGGCTGCTGGCCGTGAGCCGTTGCCTCACCGAGAGTCTCTGCCTCGATCTGGAGCACCACCAGCTGCAGCTGCGCCTGCAGCGGCAGCGGGAGCAGCTGGCGGTGCTGCTGCACCAGTTGCGCAATCCCCTGGCGGCGCTGCGCACGTTCGGCCAGTTGCTGTGGCGCCGGCTGGAACACGATCCCCGCAACCGCGCCCTGGTGGAGAGCCTGCTGCAGGAGGAACACCAGCTGCAGCGCTATGTGGATGCGATTGACGCCCTCGAGCGGATCGAGCCAGCCTTCTCAGCAGCGGCAGAGGCGCCTCCCCTGCTGCTGCCCCCCAGCCTGGGGAGCGACAGCCCGCAGCCCCTGGCCACCTTGCTCCAGCCCCTGCTGCAGCGGGCCACGGCCACCGCGGCCCTGCAGGGGCGTCCCTGGCATGGCCCCGGCCAACTGCCCCAGTGGCAGGGCGACTCCGGCGCGGTGGCCGAGATCCTGGCCAACCTGCTGGAGAACGCCTTTCGTTACAGCCGCTCCGGCGCCCCGGTGGGCCTGCACGTGGCTGCCTCCGATGAGGGGGGATGGCAGCTGTGCGTCTGGGATGGGGGCGACCCGATCGCCGGCGATGAACGCGAGCGGATCTTTGCGGCCGGGCAGCGGGGACGGAGCAGCGCCGATCTGCCGGGCACCGGACTGGGCCTGGCGCTGGCCCGGCAACTGGCCCGCCAGCTCGGGGGCGATCTGCAGCTGATGCCCTCCCCGGCCTCCGTGGCCCAGGAGCTGCCGGTGCAGGGGAACGCCTTCCTGCTCAGGCTGCCGCCCAGGCGGCCGCCAGGCCCATGA